From a single Miscanthus floridulus cultivar M001 chromosome 8, ASM1932011v1, whole genome shotgun sequence genomic region:
- the LOC136470839 gene encoding cycloartenol synthase-like isoform X1 has translation MWRLRIAEGGGDPRLRTTNAHAGRQVWEFDAAADPDPAVDAARPAFLDRRHQLKHSADLLIRIKFAKENPLELDLLPAIKLDEHEDVTEEAVTTALKRAIDRYSTLKAHDGHWPGDYGSPMFPMPGLIITLYVTGALNTVLSSEHQKEIRRYLYNHQNEDGGWGLHIEGPSTMFGSALNYVTVVFSVVCSWLLCYSLLICYCGLQCLAGRMWCHCRMVYLPMCYIYGKRFVGPCVRIKEGTFQRPLQQD, from the exons ATGTGGCGCCTGCGGATCGCGGAGGGAGGCGGGGACCCCAGGCTCCGCACGACGAACGCACACGCCGGCCGCCAGGTCTGGGAGTTCGACGCCGCCGCCGACCCCGACCCCGCCGTCGACGCCGCGCGCCCGGCCTTCCTCGACCGAAGGCACCAGCTCAAGCACAGCGCCGATCTCCTCATTCGCATAAAG TTCGCCAAAGAAAATCCTCTTGAGCTTGACCTGCTTCCGGCGATCAAGCTCGATGAGCATGAAGATGTCACCGAGGAAGCCGTGACGACTGCTCTGAAAAGGGCAATCGACCGCTATTCTACTCTAAAGGCACATGATGGACACTGGCCTGGGGATTATGGCAGTCCTATGTTCCCTATGCCAGGCTTG ATCATAACATTGTATGTGACTGGAGCACTAAACACTGTCCTGTCATCAGAACACCAGAAGGAGATCCGCCGGTATCTTTATAATCATCAG AATGAAGATGGTGGCTGGGGCTTGCACATTGAGGGTCCAAGCACCATGTTTGGCTCAGCACTGAACTACGTTACCGTAGTCTTTTCAGTAGTTTGCTCTTGGTTGCTATGTTATTCTTTGCTTATATGCTATTGTGGTTTACAATGTCTTGCAGGGAGGATGTGGTGTCATTGTCGAATGGTGTATTTGCCAATGTGCTACATTTATGGGAAGAGGTTTGTCGGCCCTTGTGTTCGAATTAAGGAAGGAACTTTTCAAAGACCCTTACAGCAAGATTGA
- the LOC136470839 gene encoding cycloartenol synthase-like isoform X2: MWRLRIAEGGGDPRLRTTNAHAGRQVWEFDAAADPDPAVDAARPAFLDRRHQLKHSADLLIRIKFAKENPLELDLLPAIKLDEHEDVTEEAVTTALKRAIDRYSTLKAHDGHWPGDYGSPMFPMPGLIITLYVTGALNTVLSSEHQKEIRRYLYNHQNEDGGWGLHIEGPSTMEDVVSLSNGVFANVLHLWEEVCRPLCSN, encoded by the exons ATGTGGCGCCTGCGGATCGCGGAGGGAGGCGGGGACCCCAGGCTCCGCACGACGAACGCACACGCCGGCCGCCAGGTCTGGGAGTTCGACGCCGCCGCCGACCCCGACCCCGCCGTCGACGCCGCGCGCCCGGCCTTCCTCGACCGAAGGCACCAGCTCAAGCACAGCGCCGATCTCCTCATTCGCATAAAG TTCGCCAAAGAAAATCCTCTTGAGCTTGACCTGCTTCCGGCGATCAAGCTCGATGAGCATGAAGATGTCACCGAGGAAGCCGTGACGACTGCTCTGAAAAGGGCAATCGACCGCTATTCTACTCTAAAGGCACATGATGGACACTGGCCTGGGGATTATGGCAGTCCTATGTTCCCTATGCCAGGCTTG ATCATAACATTGTATGTGACTGGAGCACTAAACACTGTCCTGTCATCAGAACACCAGAAGGAGATCCGCCGGTATCTTTATAATCATCAG AATGAAGATGGTGGCTGGGGCTTGCACATTGAGGGTCCAAGCACCAT GGAGGATGTGGTGTCATTGTCGAATGGTGTATTTGCCAATGTGCTACATTTATGGGAAGAGGTTTGTCGGCCCTTGTGTTCGAATTAA
- the LOC136470839 gene encoding cycloartenol synthase-like isoform X3, translating to MWRLRIAEGGGDPRLRTTNAHAGRQVWEFDAAADPDPAVDAARPAFLDRRHQLKHSADLLIRIKFAKENPLELDLLPAIKLDEHEDVTEEAVTTALKRAIDRYSTLKAHDGHWPGDYGSPMFPMPGLIITLYVTGALNTVLSSEHQKEIRRYLYNHQARIHRF from the exons ATGTGGCGCCTGCGGATCGCGGAGGGAGGCGGGGACCCCAGGCTCCGCACGACGAACGCACACGCCGGCCGCCAGGTCTGGGAGTTCGACGCCGCCGCCGACCCCGACCCCGCCGTCGACGCCGCGCGCCCGGCCTTCCTCGACCGAAGGCACCAGCTCAAGCACAGCGCCGATCTCCTCATTCGCATAAAG TTCGCCAAAGAAAATCCTCTTGAGCTTGACCTGCTTCCGGCGATCAAGCTCGATGAGCATGAAGATGTCACCGAGGAAGCCGTGACGACTGCTCTGAAAAGGGCAATCGACCGCTATTCTACTCTAAAGGCACATGATGGACACTGGCCTGGGGATTATGGCAGTCCTATGTTCCCTATGCCAGGCTTG ATCATAACATTGTATGTGACTGGAGCACTAAACACTGTCCTGTCATCAGAACACCAGAAGGAGATCCGCCGGTATCTTTATAATCATCAGGCAAGGATTCATCGGTTCTAA